From the Polyangiaceae bacterium genome, one window contains:
- a CDS encoding carbamate kinase, which produces MGGNSLIDPSLPPTVENQFLITAKAVAPVAQLMAKGHRLVLTHGNGPQVGFMQLRSHLARHEVHEVPLDSLVADTQGAIGYMIQRDLREQLRKLNQDTPVAALITEVMVDPNDPAIQNPTKPVGRFYSAEEAKRMQDERGWRMVEDAGRGWRRVVPSPRPLEIVQLDTIRVLAEAGVTVIACGGGGVPVIKNDDGSIIGLEGVIDKDLASALLAVQLGVKRMFITTGVQHIQRNFGTEYAKALVHTTVAELEEMVQLGEFPPGSMGPKVEAAIYFLKNGGEEVTVCTPPALMEAFEGTAGTRIRKE; this is translated from the coding sequence ATGGGAGGGAACTCCCTGATCGATCCGTCGTTACCCCCGACAGTCGAAAACCAGTTTTTGATCACGGCGAAGGCCGTCGCACCAGTCGCACAGTTGATGGCGAAGGGCCATCGCCTCGTGCTCACCCACGGCAATGGGCCGCAGGTGGGGTTCATGCAGCTACGTTCTCATTTGGCGAGACACGAGGTGCACGAGGTCCCGCTGGACTCCCTGGTCGCAGACACCCAAGGCGCCATCGGCTACATGATCCAGCGCGACTTGCGCGAGCAACTCCGCAAGCTGAACCAGGACACTCCGGTGGCAGCTCTGATCACCGAGGTCATGGTCGACCCCAACGATCCTGCAATTCAGAATCCCACCAAGCCCGTGGGCAGGTTCTACTCTGCGGAAGAAGCCAAGCGCATGCAAGACGAGCGCGGGTGGCGCATGGTGGAAGACGCGGGTCGGGGTTGGCGACGGGTCGTGCCCTCGCCCCGCCCGCTCGAGATCGTGCAACTCGACACCATCCGCGTGCTTGCCGAGGCGGGTGTCACCGTCATCGCCTGCGGTGGCGGTGGCGTTCCTGTAATCAAGAACGACGACGGAAGCATCATCGGCCTCGAGGGCGTGATCGACAAGGATCTAGCCAGCGCGCTCTTGGCAGTGCAGTTGGGGGTGAAGCGCATGTTCATCACCACTGGTGTGCAGCACATCCAGCGCAACTTCGGCACGGAGTACGCGAAGGCGCTGGTGCACACCACCGTGGCGGAGCTGGAAGAAATGGTCCAGCTAGGCGAGTTTCCCCCGGGCAGCATGGGGCCAAAGGTGGAAGCCGCCATCTATTTTCTCAAGAACGGCGGCGAAGAAGTGACCGTCTGTACGCCTCCCGCGTTGATGGAGGCGTTCGAGGGCACCGCCGGGACGCGGATTCGCAAGGAGTGA
- a CDS encoding peptidase dimerization domain-containing protein encodes MSNLDQKVYQLANKYRPLAAELLAEVVRIPADYVDKAPDAGGDPSCGLSNHEQPRLEYLKHRIVEIGAVRRPEDVFFDDYGNLVWQVEDPDDGVARADKRVIYFDGHSDTVQALRPAWREKTGGLDAYDGLVDRSKLNRDFLKKELGHLPPDGEWEHLLFGRGAADQLSGVISEVVATKILLELAPEGALKGAIVRAYATVCEEDNDGGGPMYVMRDVLPKSGPELIPDVVVLTEGTGDAQKGALGIYRGQRGRMQIEVEIIGRSCHGSMPWEGLNPLEFGGAIVSEAAKKYDAREGFLDDAFLGHGTRTASWARLDTPSDCAVPDRFVIRFDRRLTVGETPEQAVADVEALSSVKAARDAGLSVKVSVPTYDQATWKGYTLHNPQTYLGWATPESHPAIQAAVTTYKGVITPNAPAKWPGGGSLSPTPRVDRWIFSTDGVGFPIPTRDEAIKVPSSKRWVDSGPTKHPAMFGLGPGIEQNTHKIGECVDLREVELAVAFLARFPSVYVAQG; translated from the coding sequence ATGAGCAATCTCGATCAAAAGGTTTACCAGCTGGCAAACAAGTACCGTCCCTTGGCGGCGGAACTCCTCGCCGAGGTGGTGCGCATTCCCGCTGACTACGTGGACAAGGCGCCAGACGCTGGCGGCGATCCGAGCTGTGGCCTTTCCAACCACGAGCAGCCTCGGCTCGAGTACCTCAAGCACCGCATCGTGGAGATCGGCGCGGTGCGCCGCCCCGAGGACGTGTTCTTCGACGACTACGGCAACCTGGTGTGGCAGGTCGAGGATCCCGACGACGGCGTCGCCCGCGCGGACAAGCGCGTCATCTACTTCGACGGTCACAGCGACACGGTGCAAGCGCTACGCCCCGCCTGGCGCGAGAAGACCGGCGGCCTCGACGCCTATGACGGGCTGGTAGATCGCTCCAAGCTCAACCGCGACTTCCTGAAGAAGGAGCTCGGACACCTGCCGCCCGACGGCGAGTGGGAGCACTTGCTATTCGGTCGCGGCGCGGCGGATCAGCTCAGCGGCGTGATCTCCGAAGTGGTCGCCACCAAGATCCTGCTCGAATTGGCCCCCGAGGGTGCGCTGAAGGGCGCCATCGTGCGCGCCTACGCCACCGTGTGCGAGGAAGACAACGACGGCGGCGGCCCGATGTACGTGATGCGCGACGTGCTGCCCAAGTCAGGTCCCGAGCTGATCCCGGACGTGGTGGTGCTGACGGAAGGGACCGGCGACGCGCAAAAGGGCGCTCTGGGGATCTACCGTGGCCAGCGCGGACGCATGCAGATCGAAGTCGAGATCATCGGACGCAGCTGCCACGGCTCCATGCCCTGGGAAGGGTTGAATCCGTTGGAATTCGGCGGCGCCATCGTGTCCGAGGCTGCAAAGAAGTACGACGCCCGTGAAGGATTCCTGGACGACGCTTTCTTGGGACACGGCACGCGCACGGCGTCCTGGGCGCGCCTGGACACGCCAAGCGACTGCGCGGTGCCGGATCGGTTCGTGATCCGCTTCGACCGTCGCTTGACCGTGGGCGAAACGCCGGAGCAGGCTGTTGCGGACGTCGAGGCCCTCAGCAGCGTGAAGGCGGCTCGCGACGCTGGCCTGTCCGTCAAGGTTTCGGTGCCGACCTACGACCAGGCCACGTGGAAGGGTTACACCCTGCATAATCCGCAGACGTATCTCGGCTGGGCCACGCCGGAGTCACATCCAGCGATCCAAGCCGCGGTGACGACCTACAAGGGCGTCATCACGCCCAACGCGCCCGCGAAGTGGCCCGGTGGCGGTTCGCTGTCGCCAACGCCTCGAGTCGATCGCTGGATCTTCTCGACCGACGGCGTGGGCTTCCCGATCCCGACGCGAGACGAGGCCATCAAGGTGCCGTCGAGCAAGCGCTGGGTCGACTCGGGCCCCACGAAGCATCCGGCCATGTTCGGACTTGGCCCCGGCATCGAGCAGAACACTCACAAGATCGGCGAGTGCGTCGACTTGCGCGAAGTGGAACTCGCCGTCGCATTCCTCGCACGCTTCCCCAGCGTCTACGTGGCGCAGGGCTAG
- a CDS encoding Uma2 family endonuclease yields MTQLAVDDLLARLWDELLTVPEDHLGEIVAGEIRLTPRPGPQHLRAAAGLGTLLGGPFGFGVGGPGGWVVLAEPRVRFLDDVRAPDLAAWRAERYAEPERGPYTVVPDFCCEILSPSTAADDRGEKQPLYARAGVRHLWLMDPAVKTLEVLRLEGDLWVVVHVFTGDAIARAEPFDAVQLDLGAVRRGRG; encoded by the coding sequence ATGACGCAGCTCGCCGTGGACGACCTGCTGGCCCGACTGTGGGACGAACTCCTGACCGTGCCCGAGGATCACCTAGGCGAGATCGTGGCAGGCGAGATCCGCTTGACACCGCGCCCTGGACCGCAACATCTCCGCGCCGCGGCTGGCCTTGGAACTTTGCTGGGTGGCCCCTTTGGCTTCGGCGTTGGCGGACCCGGGGGCTGGGTCGTGCTAGCCGAACCTCGCGTGCGTTTCCTGGACGACGTGCGCGCGCCAGACTTGGCCGCGTGGCGTGCGGAACGCTATGCCGAGCCAGAGCGTGGCCCCTACACCGTCGTCCCCGACTTCTGCTGCGAGATTCTCTCGCCGTCTACTGCTGCGGATGACCGCGGAGAAAAGCAGCCGCTCTACGCTCGGGCCGGTGTGCGCCACTTGTGGCTGATGGACCCCGCCGTGAAGACGCTCGAGGTGCTGCGACTCGAAGGCGACCTTTGGGTCGTCGTGCACGTGTTCACTGGCGACGCAATCGCCCGCGCCGAGCCCTTCGACGCAGTCCAGCTCGACCTCGGCGCCGTGCGGCGCGGCCGAGGCTGA
- a CDS encoding SUMF1/EgtB/PvdO family nonheme iron enzyme, whose product MNHTNLLMALSLITLSGCGLFQSSDDDRSGSKLGAGASAAGGKAGTGGTAAAGQAGAGATGGTTAETCDGLPGPTMVQLASPGGVKYCMDRTEVTQAQYAEFLKQVKDSPGSEHPDCAEANQKYEPYQYPSSMEGAICIAGKAWTPEVTPNRPVVCVDWCDAVAYCKWAGKRLCGKVGGGRNELSATEDPKAPALQASESQWYNACSQGGKTLYPYGDAYESQACEGEDISKGGAGGWLPKRDVGARPDCHGTDEPFASIRDLSGSVGEMTDECIWWPQSNGKSSLVCATRGGFTTSSSKDLTCLAYKTPATPDSGTGFRCCKDLP is encoded by the coding sequence ATGAACCACACGAACCTGCTCATGGCACTCTCGCTGATCACGCTATCCGGCTGCGGCCTGTTCCAGTCCTCGGACGACGACCGAAGCGGATCGAAGCTCGGAGCGGGAGCGAGCGCCGCCGGAGGAAAGGCCGGAACGGGCGGCACGGCTGCCGCGGGACAGGCCGGCGCCGGCGCGACCGGTGGCACGACGGCGGAGACCTGCGACGGCCTTCCCGGGCCGACGATGGTGCAGCTGGCGAGCCCCGGCGGTGTGAAGTACTGCATGGACCGCACGGAGGTCACCCAGGCGCAGTACGCAGAATTCCTGAAGCAGGTTAAGGACTCACCTGGTTCGGAGCATCCCGATTGTGCGGAAGCAAATCAAAAGTACGAGCCATACCAGTATCCTTCATCAATGGAAGGCGCGATTTGCATTGCCGGAAAGGCATGGACGCCCGAGGTCACGCCAAATCGTCCGGTGGTGTGTGTGGACTGGTGCGACGCCGTCGCGTACTGCAAATGGGCTGGCAAGCGATTGTGCGGGAAGGTGGGAGGCGGGCGAAACGAACTCTCTGCGACCGAGGACCCCAAAGCACCAGCGCTGCAAGCGAGCGAGAGCCAGTGGTACAACGCTTGCAGTCAAGGAGGCAAGACGCTCTATCCCTACGGCGACGCCTATGAGTCCCAGGCATGTGAAGGCGAGGATATCTCCAAGGGCGGAGCCGGAGGTTGGCTGCCAAAGCGCGACGTTGGCGCGCGCCCGGATTGCCATGGGACCGACGAACCTTTCGCCAGTATCCGGGACCTGAGCGGGTCCGTAGGCGAAATGACTGACGAGTGCATCTGGTGGCCGCAGTCCAATGGGAAGAGTTCCCTTGTGTGCGCAACACGGGGGGGGTTCACGACGTCATCGTCGAAAGATCTGACGTGCCTGGCCTACAAGACGCCTGCGACCCCTGACTCCGGGACGGGCTTCCGCTGCTGCAAGGACTTGCCGTAG
- a CDS encoding glutathione S-transferase family protein, whose product MSLTLYHHPFSRAANVIWMLEEVGVDYQLRFVDLSKGEQKQPEFLALNPMGKLPLMTDGDEVVTEAAAIGLYLADRYATGKLAPALDAPGRGTYLRWSLFAPSVIEPGAMAKLAKWEFRPGSAGWGTYETMLDAMESAIAEKQFILGDTFSMADVIFGGTVGYMLRFKMIDPRPVFVEYVERVSSRPAAKRAQEKNAAIMAEHGLTPT is encoded by the coding sequence ATGTCGCTGACCCTGTATCACCACCCTTTCTCACGCGCTGCCAACGTCATCTGGATGCTCGAAGAAGTCGGCGTCGACTACCAGCTCCGCTTCGTCGACTTGTCCAAAGGGGAACAGAAGCAACCCGAGTTCCTCGCGCTGAACCCGATGGGCAAGCTCCCGCTCATGACGGACGGTGACGAGGTCGTCACCGAGGCGGCAGCCATCGGTCTCTACCTGGCGGATCGCTACGCGACTGGAAAGCTGGCCCCAGCGCTCGACGCCCCGGGTCGCGGCACCTACCTGCGCTGGTCGCTGTTCGCACCCTCCGTGATCGAGCCCGGCGCCATGGCCAAGCTGGCCAAGTGGGAGTTCCGCCCCGGAAGCGCAGGCTGGGGTACCTACGAGACGATGCTCGACGCGATGGAGTCGGCGATCGCCGAGAAGCAGTTCATTCTGGGAGACACGTTCTCCATGGCCGACGTGATCTTCGGCGGCACCGTGGGCTACATGCTGCGCTTCAAGATGATCGATCCTCGCCCCGTCTTCGTCGAGTACGTGGAGCGCGTGTCCTCGCGACCGGCAGCCAAACGTGCCCAAGAGAAGAACGCCGCCATCATGGCGGAGCACGGCCTGACGCCGACCTGA
- a CDS encoding SpoIID/LytB domain-containing protein, which produces MHRMRLYGLLPLTLVVVACAPAGGEPLSEGEPSSGRGAERIAKLSAARCNINVNGVLKETETDYIPHVIACENFSADLQALKAQAIAARSTAYYEMQHDGSICDGQGCQAYTCTNKPQAIHYQAAAETAQQYLAHANMITYGFYVSGDSGVSGPECKDVNGSNTKYVTFNEGKSGAQVTQTKLGWVGPADFGQNRGCMSQNGSRCLEGQGYDTLGILRFYYGDDIEVVTAPGACALPATNTNEPAPPVPEQGPPEPEPEPAPATPNSCQGFCGASNPVPDSSPSCYCDSSCLSLGDCCADFTAVCGGSNSQPTPPPDPAPANGSCAGSCGSSNPTPDGCYCDSDCSAFNDCCADYAQTCN; this is translated from the coding sequence ATGCATCGCATGCGTCTGTACGGACTCCTGCCGCTGACCCTCGTCGTCGTCGCCTGTGCCCCTGCCGGGGGCGAGCCCCTCAGTGAGGGCGAACCGAGCTCCGGGCGCGGCGCCGAACGTATCGCAAAGCTCTCGGCTGCGCGCTGCAACATCAACGTGAATGGAGTGCTGAAGGAGACCGAGACGGACTACATTCCCCACGTCATCGCGTGTGAGAACTTCAGCGCAGACCTGCAAGCGCTGAAGGCGCAAGCGATCGCCGCACGCAGCACCGCGTACTACGAAATGCAGCATGACGGCAGCATCTGCGATGGCCAAGGCTGCCAGGCCTACACGTGCACCAACAAGCCTCAGGCCATTCACTACCAGGCCGCCGCCGAGACGGCGCAGCAGTACTTGGCGCACGCCAACATGATCACCTACGGCTTCTACGTATCTGGTGACTCTGGCGTGTCCGGTCCGGAGTGCAAAGACGTCAACGGCTCCAACACGAAGTACGTCACCTTCAACGAGGGCAAGTCGGGAGCGCAGGTCACTCAGACCAAGCTGGGCTGGGTGGGGCCAGCCGACTTCGGGCAGAACCGGGGCTGCATGAGCCAAAACGGGTCGCGTTGTCTGGAAGGCCAGGGCTACGACACGCTCGGCATCCTGCGCTTCTACTACGGCGACGACATCGAGGTCGTGACGGCGCCTGGCGCCTGCGCGCTGCCAGCTACGAACACGAACGAGCCGGCGCCGCCCGTCCCTGAACAAGGCCCGCCGGAGCCCGAACCAGAGCCAGCTCCCGCGACTCCGAACTCGTGCCAGGGCTTCTGTGGCGCCTCGAATCCAGTGCCGGACAGTTCCCCGAGCTGCTACTGCGACTCCAGCTGCCTGTCCCTGGGTGACTGCTGTGCCGACTTCACCGCCGTGTGCGGCGGCTCGAACTCGCAGCCCACTCCGCCACCGGATCCCGCGCCCGCCAATGGCTCCTGCGCGGGCTCATGTGGCTCGAGCAACCCAACGCCCGATGGCTGCTACTGCGACAGCGATTGCAGTGCCTTCAACGACTGCTGCGCCGACTACGCGCAGACGTGTAACTAG
- a CDS encoding SUMF1/EgtB/PvdO family nonheme iron enzyme — protein sequence MMRKRHLTAIALICLWGCADGETRGSDHGSGASTSGGSGGMAAAPAGGEAGTAAAGQAGAGATGGTTAETCHGLPGPTMVQLASPGGVKYCMDRTEVTQAQYAEFLKQVKDTPGSEHADCTVDNKTYQPLEYPSSMEGADCIIGKHWTPEATPKRPVVCVDWCDAFAYCKWAGKRLCGKLGGGRVPWPPDEDPNAEAFRANDSQWYNACSQGGKTLYPYGDTYDPQACEGADVSKGGAGGWLPKRDVGARPDCHGTAEPFASIRDLSGSVREMTDECLWWQSRTSGSWECATRGGTAVSQSDDLSCTSYKIPALADPWTGFRCCKDLP from the coding sequence ATGATGAGAAAGCGGCACCTGACGGCGATTGCGCTGATTTGCCTGTGGGGATGCGCGGATGGTGAGACGAGGGGCTCGGATCACGGATCGGGCGCTAGCACGTCCGGGGGAAGCGGCGGGATGGCCGCGGCGCCCGCGGGGGGAGAAGCCGGCACGGCTGCCGCGGGACAGGCCGGCGCCGGCGCGACCGGTGGCACGACGGCGGAGACCTGCCACGGCCTTCCCGGGCCGACGATGGTGCAGCTGGCGAGCCCCGGCGGTGTGAAGTACTGCATGGACCGCACGGAGGTCACGCAGGCGCAGTACGCGGAGTTCTTGAAGCAGGTGAAGGACACGCCGGGCTCAGAGCACGCGGACTGCACGGTCGACAACAAGACGTATCAGCCGCTGGAGTACCCTTCGTCGATGGAAGGGGCTGATTGCATCATCGGCAAGCACTGGACGCCCGAGGCCACCCCGAAGCGCCCGGTCGTCTGCGTGGATTGGTGCGACGCCTTCGCGTACTGCAAATGGGCCGGCAAGCGATTGTGCGGGAAGTTGGGAGGCGGACGAGTCCCGTGGCCGCCGGACGAAGACCCCAATGCTGAAGCATTCCGCGCTAACGACAGCCAGTGGTACAACGCCTGTAGCCAGGGCGGAAAGACGCTGTACCCGTACGGTGATACCTACGATCCCCAGGCTTGTGAAGGCGCCGATGTCTCCAAAGGCGGAGCCGGAGGTTGGCTGCCAAAGCGCGACGTCGGCGCGCGCCCCGATTGTCATGGCACCGCCGAGCCCTTTGCCAGCATTCGTGATCTGAGCGGCTCGGTGCGCGAGATGACAGATGAGTGCTTGTGGTGGCAGTCGAGGACTTCAGGGTCGTGGGAGTGCGCGACGCGTGGTGGAACCGCCGTATCGCAGTCGGACGATCTGTCGTGCACGTCATACAAGATCCCCGCTCTCGCTGACCCCTGGACGGGCTTCCGCTGCTGCAAGGACTTGCCGTAG